Genomic window (Eublepharis macularius isolate TG4126 chromosome 6, MPM_Emac_v1.0, whole genome shotgun sequence):
TACCCAGAGAGCTAATGAACCATTTATTTACAAGAAAGCATCAGAGACAGTCACGTCTGCCAAAGATTATGTTTagatttttaatctttttttatgTATTCTAAAAGTTTCATTTTAGGCAGACAGTTTTCTTATTGGTACTGAATGTTATGTACGTATGAAGAATTTATTTCTGAGAATTGTTTAAAGCTCAGTGTCTTAGGAACTGGCTATATGAGAATGTATTTCAGGGTAAAATGAAGTTATAATATTGTACATACCCCAAACACAAAAAGTTTTTTTAGATAAATATGTTGCCATACAGCAGCAGTGTAAGTTTATAATTATTGCTGGAATAAAACTGCTTTTGACTATGCGTTAATAAGCACAATCTGACTATAAATGCTAACTAGTTATGGACATTTACCAGTGTTAAACTCGTTGCATTTATGCCATTCTTTAGAGGGCTCAAAGCACATCACACAGAGAGTAGTATTCCATCAGCCATCACAACTAAAAGAGGTAGGTCCCTGATGGGAACAACACAGCTTATTGCTGAGCTTGTGTCCTTCTCTCCTCTCTGCAAGGCATGCAATTGAAGGGTTCTGGGTTTGGAAAACCTTAGCTCAAGGTCCAGTTCATCATGAATTGGAATGCAGACACCTAGAAAATTCAGAATTAGGGGGAATGGCCAAACTAGTTTGTCAAGATGGCTGCATTTGGATACAAGCACATTGTTGCTTGATTCAAGGCTTCCTAGGTCAAAAGCTTTCAGTTGTCCTTTGTGCACAAgtggaaagaagagaaggaaatgtACAAGCTGTGTTCTTGCTCAGATTGGACAGATCCTTTTTTTTGTGATTTCTGCTTGCAACAACACACCTGTCAGTTAGGCCAGTATTATCCCTATATTGCAAATGGGGAGCTATGGCCAAGAGAGTAACagcgtaatcctaaacagagttacatcctcctGAATCCACTGAATCGGTGGGATTGGGTGTAAttcttcttgggattgcactgcaaattgcTTGATTCTCTGTGATGAGTTTGTAGCAGAGGAGAAATTTGAACCAGGGCCTTTCAGGCTCTACATGGCTTAATCGGCAATGATGTTAAGAGGCATGTTGTGCAGAATCTTTGTTACACGTTGTGATGTTTCTGTCTGCTGCTTATTAATTTATGCTCTTCAGTGTGGAAATGTATGAATACATGTACATAGATGCATGCATACAGCGAGGTGGGAATTTCACTCCTTCACCATACTTTCTCATCCATGCTCATCTGTTTTACTACTGAACATCCAGGCCCAACACATCCCCAAGTTCTTAGGGATAAATTATATGTTACATCCAGAGTTCTGGGAGGAAGCCCTaatagttgtttttttaaaaaatgaaaagcagctcTGGGAGAGGGGTTTTACACGTGGAAACAATGGGGAGGGCAGAGAATTTGAAGCAGAAAAACGGTCAGTAGAGGAAGAGATTAGGGGAAGTCAGCATCTAAGACTGAAAAGAGACTTGCAAAATCTGTGGTCACTACTATGATCTAAAAGGAGGGCAGCCACCAAAACTATATGAACATAATCATCTGTCTCTAGTGAAAAGCAATGCAGTCAAAGAGAGAGTATTTTCAGGTGATTATTGCAACATACCTTCTGTTCAGAGAAGTCCCTTGCTGTTATTGGTACAGATATAAACTGCAAAACGGATATAGTGTTGTTTTAGACAAGGAGCACATATTAACTCTACTTTTTATATTCTAGCAACTAAAGGTTTCACACCACCTTAAGATATTCTGTATTCTGCAGTGCATCATTATCTAGATCTTTAGAACATGCTTTTTTATATTACATGATTCATCTGAGAGCAGATACATAGACTGATTATCATTTTAATATCTCTATGTTTGTAACATGCTCATAATGTATAGTGTTGTTATTGAAATAAAATACATAGCAGTATTTCATTAGAACATGCATTTAAAAAATTTCAGCCTTCTATCCCACAATTTATTAAAGCCCCGTCACATCTGCCTGCAAAGATGGAAGACTAGCTATCCACAGACCATTTTCGGTTTGTTCAAGGAAAACAACGTTATTATGTTTCATTTCATACCTGAAACATTTGCCTTGTAACTTCATATTTCCCTGCTAAAAACAAACACTTTTCAACACCAGGCTAACCTGCCAGAAGAACATTTCCTGGGTGAGGTAAATTATACGGCCTTCTGGTGGTTTTTCCAGCCTTTTCCAGGATCTTTTAAAGCACATACTATTTTAAAGAATGTTCCCATATgcattaaaattatatttattacaaAGTTCCTTTTAAAGAAGGAGCCACCTGATCCTGCATATGTAAATGTTCTTCATATTTTTCTAACTGAGACCAAAATCCTGCATTGGGCTCTGCCACGGGCCTGGCAGTCTTCACAGTCTGtaagggaaaaaagaaacacaTGGCATCATACAGAAGGCAGTCATGGATTTATTAGTTCAAGTCTTCTGCTCCCAATGCCTTTTTAGACTGCATCTGAAGAACGCATTCTAGCCCATGGAAGTTGATATTGGATTAAAATGTTGTtattctttaaagtgccactagacTCCTGTTTGTTTCTACATTGGAAGCTGGTATATAGCAGTATATGTGAATACAAATTATAAAAGGAAAACAGATAAAGATGTGAAATCAAATGGAACAAAATATACTAAAAGAGTTTCCCAAGGAGAGAATAGGAAAAACTGATATGGATAATGTCTTATGATAAGACAATTGATTTTCATGGACAGGGGGATTATGGTGATTGGATACAGAGAAGGAAGTGGTTCTTATACCTTTACTAATGTCACTACTTAGCATTTTTGCAGTGAGACTCAGGTGCTATATAACTTCATAGACATTATCTCAGGAATTCTTACATTTGCTCCATAAGGTAAATCAGTTTTGTTATCCCCCATTACTACCGATTTGGGGCTGAGGAAATATTATCTTGATTAAGGCTGCTTGGAGAATTCGTGCCAGTTCCCAGGTACTTGCAGGTACAGGAATAAGAAATGCTTCAACTGATGAAATTCTCTCTTCTACGTAACTCGTAAGGAGAAGCCCTCTCCTCCATTCCAGCAgattaacaatgcagtcctaaatagGTTTACACTcttgtaagcccattgaattcaattgATATAAAAGGGGAtgagtctgcataggattgccctgaTAGAATCAAAATCTATGCTACGCCAGTTGCCTGCAAGCCACCAAAAAGGTGATGCCAAGGGCGGGGGCACCCCTCGGGATTAAAACCCACCCCAAATGGGCAGCTGCTATAAAAAGGAAGCAGCAGCTGAAACTGCTAATCCTCAGCAGGTGGTGTATACGCACACAGATTTCTTTTGCCTCCTCTTGCCTCTGATCTCACAGATTTTTGAATTTCCAAAAGCTGTTTAGCAGAGGGGAAAGTCAGGAAGTCCATGCTTCCTAGCTTTTTTCAAACTCATTTTAAATGGTCTTTCTGAAAAACTATCTTCTGCCTCCAGTCTCTTGTCCATCATCCATCTAACCATCTTACCCATCCTTTATCCATGGAGCTCAGGGCATATGCATGGCTCTCCTTTTAAcctgttttatccccacaacagccctgtgaggtagattaggctgagagagagtgaatggGCCAAGGCAACCTAGTGAATAACCATGGCCTCCCTGGTCCTGTTCAAACACAgtaacccctacaccacactagctctcagtCTATAATGattaactctttttttaaaaaagtggtgaCAGTATTATTCAGAAAATATTCTGAATAAAAGCAGACAAAAACAGCAGGCTTCATTTCTGTCTGGGATAAAAACATGCACTTGGGACAAGCAGCAAACATCCCTGTGTAAAGTTGCCTGATTTCAGTTTACACAAGGTTTTAACTTCAGGGCCCGTTAATATTGAATGTACTTGCCATGCAAGTGCTAATTCAAAGGGATGTCATTAGAAAGGAGGAACACCAATTAAAGTTGACTTCATTTGCCTGAAATCAAGCAGACTGGGTAATTGTGGGGGGGAAAGCAAACAGGCCGTGAAATCtaataaatgtttctattgtaaatcaatcaaatttaaagcaatattcCAGTCAActtaaacaaaagaaacaatatatACAGACATACAGGGTGGGTGATTACAAAGGGCAAAGCATCATATAAAGTAATTCAAATATAATTGAATTACTAGGTacatagcactttaatattgtacaggaattcttgttgaattatatttCAAATATAATTGAATTactaggcacatagcactttaatattgcacaggaattcttgttgaattatatttgaattactTTATATGATGCTTTGCCCTTTGTAATCACCCACCCTGTATGTCTGTatatattgtttcttttgtttaagTTGACTGgaatattgctttaaatttgattgatttacaatagaaacatttattagttagatttcacggccTGTTTGCTTTTTTCCTGTATATTACCATGATACTCTCTACTTGCTTACTGGGTAATTGTGGGCGCAATCATTGGCAggcctactcaaaagtaagtcccattttattcaattgtTATTCCCAGAAAAGAGCCTTTAGGATTGGTATGAAAGcaatcctaaccctaacccttattTATTAATTAAGCATCTTACATCgtgcccctctcctccacttatcctcacaacaactctgagaggtaggttaggccgcgagtgtgggaattcgaacctgagtcATCCAGACACTACACCAGTCTGCTCATTcttcagtggtgcttactcccaagaaagtgacTTTAGTACTGCAGCTTAATTGACTCGGGGCTATTGAGAGAGCCCTTTTATATCCAGAGCTCCCCTCATCTCTGAAATGTTCTCTGGCCTCACTTAACAAGGCCAGAGAGTCGGATATGTTCCTGCCGATCCACAGTACCTCAAAGGCATCCTTCAGGCTAAGCTTGTGGTGCTTCATCAGGTAAGCCGTGCAAACGGCTGCAGACCGGCTCCGACCATTTTTGCAGTACACCAAGCACTTCCCGCCGCTTTGGAGCGCGCTCTCGATGGCCTCGTTGCAGCGCTCAAAATATTTATAGAGGTCCTCCGAAGGGTCGTCAAAGACCGGCACCCGCAGAGTGCGCACTCGCTGCAAGCTGGGGAACGGCTGCTGCCTGGAGACGTTGATGCAGAACGTGACTCCCTCTCGGGCGAGGAGACTCTCCGTGCAGGCTGACCGAGAATTGCTAATAAACAGCGCGTCCGTGACCTTGCAAAGGCTCGACATCGGGCAGCTGCTGTGGCCGCCAGAGGGGTGGCGCGGAGCAGAGCCGCCTGGGCGTTTGCGGAGACGTCGGGTTGCTTTGGAAATTGGACggcttcttcttcatcatccatCTGTGCTGCTGAGCTATATTTATTCGCCTGCGAGGATTGTGTTACAGGCTGTCCCAGCCCCTTCCGTAGAAACAGCAACGCTGCTTACGTTGTTGAGTCAGTAACACTGAGCAATGCAACAACTGCTGTACAAAACTCCCCCttacccctttttaaaaacttttcaaaaatactttaaaaaattgtACCGGCTACTTGGAAAACTTGCGGTAGGGGTAGCTaacaaagcaaaaacagaaaaacagatgAGGGTGCAGGTAGGGGAAACTATTTCAATAAGGTGAGAGCTGGTATTGGCTCCAGAAAAAAAATGGGGCTATAGCTGACAGGAATAATGATATACCCACGTGATTTTGGATTTAGTAAGGCATTTCTGACAGGATTTTCTGCTTTAGGAAAGTGAGAAACCCAACAAAATACTATAATAAGTATCTTATTGTGACAGATACCAGACTAATATGCAGCAAAGTGTTTGATGAATGTTGCTACTATCTTCATTTATTGTGTAAATGTAATAGGTGATTACTCATTTATGCCTTGGTTTCCCTGTGCttaatgtaaaacagaattgattGTACTTGATGAAAGATTTACAAATTAACCTTTTATTATATTGAGGAGAAAGGCTGAAGGAAGCTACCATTTTCAACAATCTTCAAAGCATTTCTGTACTGGGCAACACAAATCTTTAGTAGCAAAGGAACGGTAGGCCTTAGGAAGCTTGTTCACTTTTGCTCTGATTCAAGCCCTCTCCAAGGTTAGAGACACTCAGGCTACTTCCAGTTTTTGATGCTCCAGccataataaaatgaaaaatgaggACACATGAAGGcataaagcaccccccccccaaaaaaacaccaGAACAAGTGAGACATAATTTGAATATTTCTTTCCTAAATTTGGGGCCCTCTTTTTGAAGCCCAGGTCAAATGGCCCTATTCATCCTCTCTGATTGTGTATTATTTAATGGACAGAAGGTACTTCAGTGTCATGGCTTGAGACGTTTGTACAGTCCAAGCGTAAGCCAGCAGCGGTCATCTGACTGATCCACCATAGATCAACAGATACACGAGAAATCTCCTGTGGGTCTGTCTTGGCACACCCGAGTCCATAAAGGTATCTTAAGTGATTTGGGTCCACctgtaaagaaaaaacaaagacaaGTCAGAACTACATCTTTAcatacttacctgttggatttacATGCACTTTCCCAGAGCACTTTGTGTCCACGTACCTAGAGGAGAAGAGAGGAAAGCATCACTCTGAGACGCGCAGTTGGATTTATGTCCTTTTGACTTACGGACTTTCAGGCCATTGCTTTAACTTTGTAATAGACAGATTTGTATATGGATATTAACTCTATTTAaggatatttattattgtatgtgGATATTCTGTGGGATTTATTGACTGTATTTGATAAGACTGTATTTATTCTTGTATCATAGCACTTGACTACTTTGCACTTTACTCAATttctatttataaatatttattcagtATTTAGTGTATATAGTCTTTTCCAGTATCTCTCCTGACTTCTGGGTATCCGCTTTTGGCATACCTTATTGTTTGGGTAGGCTTCTTTTTCGAAGCCCCTACtgatggcaggggatcccccaccatcaGCAGTTActtcccactgccactcagctggtcagtggtggtggcaggaaacagtggaggaggggggagaatgcTGATGACATTCTGATGCCCTGACATAATTCCCCATGCACTTGGAAGTGACGCCAGGATGTCACCAGGGGACGCCAGGGACACTTTGCTATTTGAGCAAAACTCAGACGTTAAGTTTTGTCCAAATACCAGAATGTCCCCAGCATCCCctggatgtcacttctgggcacatggggagtgatgtcagtgtgtcacAGGTGACATCATGATGCTGCTGGAaagtgccctcccctccccttgctgTCACGCTCTTtgccttctctctcctgctgcaggCCAGACTGACTTAGGGGAGATGATCTTGCAGTTGGGTAATCCTGGAGCAATTTTACGAACTGCTCATGCTCTGTGACCCTTTGCTCCCAGGGTCCAAAGTGATTGGAGCCATTTTGCTAAAATCTAAATGTtttaacagaaataaaataacatcttAAAAGGAAAATGACATGGGGTGCTGAAGCATAAGGTCCACAGATGGTTGAGGTAGCCTTTCTTCCAAACTACACCTTTTTTTGGCCCAGTAGCAGGcagtatttttatatttatttattaaaatattcatatcctGACTTTCCTGATGGCACAAGGTAGCCTAGCATAACTAAAAGCGTTAGAATTTAAAAGCAACAAACACTTCTGAATCAATAAAAGGCTTCTACACACCATTCAGGATACTATTGTTAACTTGCAAAATCCTGATTGTCTGGGAATCTATGTTTCTCTTTGCTGATATTCAAATTCCACCAACAGCATCCTTTTGCATTTTTATCTTTGGTTCTAGTCCATCAGAAGCTTCAGCTTTTGAAGGATGTATAGTCCTGATTAGCACAGACAGAAAGCAATCTTTAGTCTGTATCTTTCAGAAGCTACAATAATACTACCTCCAGAAACATTTAAAGATTAAAAGAAATCTAACTGCCGTTTCAGTATGGTTGacttcaatatagacaaataaaagacttatatgatacagattgtagaaaggtaggatttaggactaaaaactcggaactagaagaatgtttacttcaagagggaaaaaagatgatatctaaagtatataagattctgttaaaatggttcacagaagatgagatagtcaaagtacagatggtgaaatgggcaataaattgtaataaagatataccaatggaagcttgggaaaggttgtggaaaaatactataaaaatttcaacatgtaccactataagagaaaatgtgtataaagtgatgtatagatggtatttaacgccaaaaaagttagcaaatggtaatagtcaaatgtcagataagtgttggaagtataagaaacatgaaggttctttttatcatatgtggtggacttgtgaaaaagctaaacaattctggggggaaattgtagaggttatgtcagatattttacagaaaaatgtgattaagaacccagaattgttgttattaagtatgaacctagaaacatttgatagaatggacagaaccatggtgttttatatgattactgtggctaggatgtcttatgcacagttgtggaagactcaagagataccatcagtggaagactggattctgaaattactgaatatggcagaaatggacaagctaacaaggaagttgaaagaacaagatactgtggaatatgttacgagttgggagaaatttaagaattatgtgggaaaaaagtgggacatgaaaggcaaaatgtggtcttgggataattgttaagaggggagaatagatctttatagtagttagaggtgaaaatatggatagtgtataagtaagaatgatatagtatattttatattatagtcttgaaagtaatattagagacttattttaAACATGGTCGATATAGACAtggtatactatatattataatgtagaaattaatattataggagatagtgatgtgatgtagatgaagggaatgggaaactgttggaagtcaactgaaaaggaggggggaatgggtgggagtgatataatgtgatggatattgatattgaatattattatttgtGTATACttacccatccaataatttttttttaaaaaaaagattaaaagaaatcTAATTGATGAAGCAGTAGCAAAGGGGCCACCATGTGGCCAGAGTTGTATGTACCACCAGTGATGCTGTAAATAAATACGGACCCTTATATTATTGGCCTTCAGATCCTATCATTGAGTGAAAGACAGGGAGTATTAATGTGTCTGCTGTAAGCATTTTAATGTGAACTTACAAAGTTTTTCACTCATACACTGAAAACCCTGAAGTAATTACCCTTTGTGGTCATAAAAATAAGAGCTAAGAAAAGCTGTGTGTTTTTCATCTTCGAACTTGCTATAAGTGGGTGCTCAGATCTCCAGAAAAGCTTCTTATCTCTTTTCCTACATAGTGAGTCCAATGttgagctttctgcatgcagccATTTTACAATATAGAGGTGTGAGCTGTCATGAATACAAGACTTTGAGCTGTCAAGCAAAAGCAGCCGATGGGCAACCAGACAAGAGTAATCTTattcttcgactgcagaccaacatggctacccacccaaaacCATATCCATGTGACACCAAACTTTCTGTAATAGTGCTAAGCTGAGGTTTATAGGCAACTCTTGCCAGCTGAGGAAAAACTCAAGCTGTAGAGTTGGATCTTTCTAAGGCCAAATCAGGTGGTAGAATCAGCTGGAACATCTCAAACTGCAGGTCAGGCGGTTTACATTTCTCATGCCCACTCATGTAAAAATTTCCTGTAGATAAAACGTTAGCACATTAGGGGGAAGCTTCTAGCCTAATTCTTTGCAGGCTGTGTAAGGTTCCTTTTTTATAGGGAAAAATTGATATATAGGAACATTGAAAAATGCAATCATTCATCTGGAGCCTGAAGTGGTGAGAGTCATCACAGAATTCTGCTGCCTCATTCTGTTATGTGTATAGGCATCATGTTTACACAATATTTCAAGGGGAAAGTGTGGGGAAAATGTGTGCAAGCGTTGCAGGTGTGTGGGTGTCGGTGGGGGAGACAGAATATAAGAAAATGTACCTATAATTGGTGTCAAAAGGAGCAACAAGTGTTTCAGAACCAGCCCATGTACTTGCCATTCACCCCTCTTCTTCATCTGATAGAGTACATACATACTTCCctccacggctttttttcagcaggaaagcggtggaacggagttccggcacctcttgaaaatggtcacatggtcggtggccccaccccctgatctccagacaggggagtttagattgtcttccgcgctgccaacttttaaaaaacaacccccttgttccagctgacccaaagtgacatcattgtgcagtcttgagttccaccaccgagttccaccacctcttttcccagaaaaaaagccctgcttccctcCATCATCCAGCAGGTGCAGAATGCCATAGCTCATGTGCTGTTGGGAGCTAGGCAAAGTATACACATTACACCTATTCTGGTTACCTGAGTTCAGTTTGAGGTGCTGGCCCTTCCTGGGCCTGCTCAACCCTTCTTGGACCCACTTAGCAACAAGACCACATCTCTTGTTATGTTCCCCTGGGATAGCTTTGCTCAAGGTACTGCCCTGCAAAAGGGTAAACACAACAGTGGCCTGTATTCAAGCTTTTGTGGTTATGCCCCCCACCATCTAGTGAAATGGCCTGTGTGACATGCTAAGGAAGGCTGCCCTACTTCAACTGTTTTACAgcagaatgtgtaaaatggaACGATTAGAGGGCATTTGCATAGAGGGAATGTGTGCGCGCATATGTacaattgacttatggagacccctgctggggctttcaaggcaagcaagaagcagaggcgctttgccattgccttacaGAGGGAATAAGGATGTGGGAAAATGGAATTCTCTAGAATGCCAATACATAGATTTGGAGAGATGTCCTACACCCTAGAATTCACTCCAATAATTCAACCAGTGGTTTGCACTGTATCCAAGTCATAGAAGCCCCTCTGCAAACCTGTAGATGGCAGAGAGGTCAAGTACCAGCAAGGATGCATCCATCCACCATGCACAGGGCACTCAAGTCCTTACTTAGGCAAATAGCAGGCC
Coding sequences:
- the DUSP28 gene encoding dual specificity phosphatase 28, translating into MSSLCKVTDALFISNSRSACTESLLAREGVTFCINVSRQQPFPSLQRVRTLRVPVFDDPSEDLYKYFERCNEAIESALQSGGKCLVYCKNGRSRSAAVCTAYLMKHHKLSLKDAFETVKTARPVAEPNAGFWSQLEKYEEHLHMQDQVAPSLKGTL